A genomic segment from Thermostichus lividus PCC 6715 encodes:
- a CDS encoding UDP-N-acetylmuramoyl-tripeptide--D-alanyl-D-alanine ligase: protein MKTTLAAIAQALGQTGDWPEQPVTGISTDSRHVAAGNVFVALRGDTFDGHQFVAQAATAGATALIVEEPVVSQLPQLQVANTLAAYQRLGQWWRKQCRAAIIAITGSVGKTTTKEMIAAVLRHYGRVLKTEANFNNEIGVPKTLLQLEPAHDFAVIEMGMRSPGEIALLSQIAQPDVAVITNVGTAHIGRLGSREAIAAAKCELLAEMPATSTAILNADTPLLLETASRVWSGTTLTYGLTAGQHRGVYLPPHTLQIGDHAYTVPLAGAHHALNFLAALTVLRALGLNPQALPPQLELHLPAGRGGRYRLEPDILLLDETYNAGLESMVAALQLLRSLPGQRHLAVLGAMRELGDFSLPFHQQVGATVAQLGLDGLLILDEGAEGKALAQGAATVPSQQFASHGGLVEYLLTHLQRGDRVLFKASHAVALDRVVAELRQRWPR, encoded by the coding sequence GTGAAGACAACGCTGGCGGCGATCGCCCAAGCTCTTGGTCAAACGGGGGACTGGCCAGAGCAACCCGTGACCGGCATTAGTACAGATTCGCGCCACGTGGCTGCTGGCAATGTCTTTGTGGCACTGCGGGGAGATACCTTTGATGGGCATCAGTTTGTGGCGCAGGCGGCAACAGCAGGGGCAACTGCCCTGATTGTGGAGGAACCTGTCGTTAGTCAGCTTCCCCAATTGCAGGTGGCCAATACCCTTGCTGCGTACCAACGCTTAGGGCAGTGGTGGCGCAAGCAGTGCCGCGCAGCCATTATTGCCATTACTGGCTCCGTGGGTAAAACCACCACTAAGGAAATGATTGCGGCCGTCCTCCGTCACTACGGCAGGGTTCTTAAAACTGAGGCCAACTTCAACAATGAGATTGGCGTTCCCAAAACCCTCCTGCAATTAGAACCTGCGCATGACTTTGCAGTGATTGAAATGGGGATGCGATCGCCCGGGGAGATTGCCCTCCTCAGCCAAATTGCCCAGCCCGATGTAGCGGTGATTACGAACGTTGGCACAGCCCACATTGGCCGCCTTGGATCCCGGGAAGCCATTGCTGCGGCCAAGTGCGAACTCCTGGCCGAAATGCCCGCCACCAGCACCGCGATACTGAATGCCGATACTCCTCTCCTATTAGAAACAGCCAGTCGCGTCTGGTCAGGAACAACCCTCACCTACGGTTTAACCGCCGGTCAGCACCGCGGGGTCTATTTGCCGCCCCATACCCTCCAGATAGGGGATCACGCCTACACAGTTCCCCTTGCCGGTGCTCACCATGCCCTCAACTTTTTGGCAGCCTTAACGGTTCTCAGGGCGCTGGGGCTGAATCCTCAAGCGTTGCCACCGCAGCTAGAGCTACACTTGCCCGCGGGGCGAGGTGGCCGGTATCGGCTAGAACCAGATATTCTTTTACTGGATGAAACCTACAATGCTGGCCTCGAATCCATGGTGGCGGCACTCCAGCTCCTGCGTAGCCTGCCCGGACAGCGGCATTTGGCGGTGCTGGGTGCGATGCGAGAGCTAGGGGACTTCTCGCTTCCCTTTCATCAACAGGTGGGGGCAACGGTCGCCCAGTTGGGGCTCGATGGGTTATTGATTTTAGATGAGGGCGCTGAAGGGAAAGCCCTTGCCCAAGGAGCAGCAACGGTGCCAAGCCAGCAATTTGCTAGCCATGGGGGCTTAGTGGAGTATTTATTGACCCATTTGCAACGGGGCGATCGCGTGCTGTTTAAGGCCTCCCATGCCGTTGCCTTGGATCGCGTTGTGGCAGAACTGCGGCAACGTTGGCCGCGTTGA
- a CDS encoding ATP-binding protein, whose translation MAVTIQKRLSWRSLGFDWLPVILGKRSRLNSLLQRLGLHHWQVGAILSLCASLGISSVSLWLLLRQPNTAGNCQFVFWPFASAAFRLYCAQAAAEQQRLEDLLYAIDLIDNLPRDHPLAPEVNRRLEVWSDQVLALANAAFHEGQLSRAITFARRIPRHVHAYGKVEAQIARWQEIWQEGEGIYRRAETALKNLEWREAFEISLQLQFVECRYWSQEQFGAFNQRIIRAQKEDRQLDEARALMARGGADNLAAAITIVRRIPSSSDVYPGARRLINELGERLLQEAMAALERYEAAEARRIARLVPNDVSSVRAAQDVVKLAMAEELAQAGMGADIGSAIAQARTISAQRPLYFDAQRAIRRWQTDLKVLQTLAEAQAIARSGDIGHLRQAIAMLMMPLTEASPYRQEQIRTQQRIWQRQVEVAEDQPLLDRANAFARLGTPEGLLQARQLLEQIRPNRALYETAQNRIAELFPATPTTTEAWIPDVDTLRLSQAQNRARGGRPTDFAAAIAILQEISPEATIFPEANQLRLEWGHNILEQARYWVGRDTAEAIATAELIPQGHPLYPEAAELIATWRQIMSQQPPMSP comes from the coding sequence GTGGCAGTGACCATTCAAAAGCGACTGAGTTGGCGATCGCTAGGATTCGATTGGCTCCCCGTCATTCTGGGGAAGCGATCGCGCCTTAACTCTTTGTTACAACGGTTAGGGCTACACCATTGGCAGGTTGGCGCTATCTTGTCTCTGTGTGCGTCCCTTGGAATTTCTAGCGTTTCCCTATGGCTGCTCTTGCGGCAACCCAACACAGCGGGGAACTGCCAATTTGTGTTTTGGCCTTTTGCCTCAGCTGCCTTTCGGTTGTACTGTGCCCAAGCAGCAGCGGAGCAGCAACGCTTAGAGGATTTACTCTACGCCATTGACTTAATTGACAACTTGCCGCGAGATCATCCCCTTGCCCCCGAAGTTAACCGCCGCCTCGAAGTGTGGTCGGATCAGGTGTTGGCGCTAGCGAATGCTGCCTTTCATGAGGGGCAACTCAGTCGAGCCATTACCTTTGCCCGCCGTATTCCCCGCCATGTCCATGCCTATGGCAAAGTTGAGGCGCAAATAGCCCGTTGGCAAGAGATTTGGCAAGAGGGGGAAGGGATCTACCGCCGTGCCGAAACTGCCCTGAAAAACCTTGAGTGGCGCGAGGCGTTTGAGATTTCTCTACAACTCCAGTTTGTCGAGTGTCGCTATTGGTCACAGGAGCAGTTTGGTGCCTTTAACCAGCGGATTATTCGTGCTCAAAAAGAGGATCGGCAACTGGATGAGGCGCGAGCCTTGATGGCGCGAGGTGGTGCCGATAACCTTGCGGCTGCCATTACCATTGTCCGTCGCATTCCTAGCAGCAGCGATGTATATCCTGGGGCGCGGCGACTCATCAATGAACTGGGGGAACGCTTGCTCCAAGAAGCCATGGCTGCTCTTGAGCGCTACGAAGCGGCAGAGGCGCGGCGCATCGCCCGGCTCGTTCCCAATGATGTTAGCAGTGTCAGGGCAGCCCAAGATGTGGTGAAGCTAGCGATGGCCGAGGAATTAGCCCAGGCAGGGATGGGGGCAGACATCGGCAGTGCGATCGCCCAAGCGCGCACCATTAGTGCCCAGCGTCCTCTTTACTTTGATGCTCAGCGGGCAATTCGTCGATGGCAAACGGATCTGAAGGTATTGCAAACCCTAGCAGAGGCGCAGGCCATTGCCCGCAGTGGCGACATTGGCCACCTCCGCCAAGCGATTGCCATGTTGATGATGCCCCTCACGGAGGCCAGTCCCTACCGCCAAGAGCAAATCCGTACCCAGCAGCGGATTTGGCAGCGGCAAGTGGAAGTTGCTGAAGATCAGCCACTGTTGGATCGTGCGAATGCGTTTGCCCGCCTCGGAACACCTGAAGGGTTACTGCAAGCGCGGCAACTTCTAGAGCAAATTCGCCCGAATCGCGCCCTGTACGAGACGGCTCAAAACCGCATCGCTGAACTGTTTCCGGCAACACCTACAACCACTGAGGCTTGGATCCCTGATGTGGATACCCTGCGGCTCAGTCAAGCCCAAAATCGTGCCCGGGGTGGGCGACCGACGGATTTTGCTGCGGCGATCGCCATTCTCCAAGAGATTTCCCCCGAGGCCACGATTTTCCCCGAAGCTAATCAGCTACGTCTAGAGTGGGGGCACAATATTCTAGAGCAGGCACGCTACTGGGTGGGGCGCGATACCGCTGAGGCGATCGCCACCGCAGAACTCATTCCCCAAGGCCATCCCCTCTATCCTGAGGCTGCTGAACTCATTGCCACATGGCGGCAGATCATGAGCCAACAACCGCCGATGTCGCCTTAG
- the serS gene encoding serine--tRNA ligase: protein MIDLKQLRETPQAVGDRLRRRQGDYDLETILKLDEQQRQLEQQRSQLQARSNEIGALVGKKIKAGADPRDPEIQALKAEANDLKKKLADLEPRERDLKEQLEALLLTIPNLPSDTTPLGRDERDNVEVRCWGDEFKPSHPCQPHWEVATQLGLLEVERSVKVAQSRFVTLVGMGAALERALIQFMLDTHTARGYVEILPPFLVNTASLTATGQLPKFAEESFRCAEDDLWLIPTAEVPVTNFYRDEILSAEQLPIYHCAYTPCFRREAGSYGKDTRGLIRLHQFDKVELVKFVHPETSAAEHEQLVADAEFILQALKLPYRVIELCTGDLGFAAMKCYDLEVWLPAANCYREISSCSNFGDFQARRGKIRFKGAKQKGTQFVHTLNGSGLAVGRTMAAILENYQQPDGSVAVPEVLQPYLRCSHLTGARL, encoded by the coding sequence GTGATTGATCTCAAACAGCTTCGTGAGACTCCCCAAGCGGTGGGCGATCGCCTACGACGGCGGCAAGGTGATTACGATCTTGAAACGATTCTTAAATTGGATGAGCAGCAACGCCAACTCGAGCAACAGCGCTCCCAACTACAGGCACGCAGCAACGAAATTGGTGCCCTTGTCGGCAAAAAAATCAAGGCAGGAGCCGATCCGCGCGATCCAGAGATTCAAGCCCTGAAAGCAGAGGCAAACGACCTGAAAAAAAAATTAGCCGATCTTGAACCCCGAGAGCGTGATCTCAAGGAGCAGCTAGAGGCACTGCTTCTAACCATTCCCAACCTGCCTAGTGACACCACCCCCCTTGGCCGCGATGAAAGAGATAATGTTGAAGTCCGTTGCTGGGGCGATGAATTCAAACCAAGCCATCCCTGTCAACCCCATTGGGAGGTTGCCACTCAACTGGGGCTGCTAGAGGTGGAGCGATCGGTCAAGGTGGCACAAAGCCGCTTTGTTACCCTCGTGGGGATGGGGGCAGCGCTCGAGCGCGCCCTCATTCAGTTTATGCTGGATACCCATACCGCTCGGGGCTACGTCGAAATTCTGCCGCCTTTTTTGGTGAATACTGCCTCCCTAACGGCAACGGGGCAGCTCCCCAAGTTTGCCGAAGAAAGCTTTCGCTGTGCTGAGGATGATCTGTGGCTCATTCCCACCGCCGAGGTTCCCGTCACCAATTTTTACCGCGATGAAATTTTGTCAGCTGAGCAGTTGCCCATCTACCACTGTGCCTATACCCCCTGTTTTCGCCGCGAAGCTGGCAGCTACGGTAAGGATACCCGGGGGCTGATCCGCCTGCACCAGTTTGACAAGGTGGAGTTAGTGAAGTTTGTCCACCCTGAGACCTCCGCAGCAGAGCACGAGCAATTAGTGGCCGATGCCGAGTTTATTCTCCAAGCCCTTAAGCTGCCCTATCGGGTTATAGAGTTATGTACGGGGGACTTAGGGTTTGCGGCCATGAAATGCTACGACTTGGAGGTGTGGCTGCCTGCGGCCAACTGCTATCGGGAAATTTCCAGTTGCTCGAACTTTGGCGATTTTCAGGCACGGCGCGGCAAAATTCGCTTTAAGGGGGCAAAACAAAAGGGAACCCAGTTTGTGCATACCCTGAACGGCTCCGGACTGGCGGTCGGGCGTACCATGGCTGCGATTTTAGAAAATTACCAGCAACCCGATGGCTCTGTGGCTGTGCCCGAGGTGCTCCAGCCCTATCTGCGCTGCTCCCATTTAACCGGAGCAAGGCTGTGA
- a CDS encoding acyl-CoA desaturase, which produces MTSVSVVPTPPSRLNWGVILFMVVVHVGALLAVVPKFFSVEAVILCAVLYWVSGGLGITLGWHRLVTHRSFQCPKWLEYFFVFCGSLACEGGVIEWVGLHRNHHLHSDQEQDQHNSQRGFWWSHMGWMLVTIPAKAEVERLTKDINGDPIYRFLNQYFVPLQVVLAVLLYLWGGLPFVVWGVFVRLVLVYHLTWFVNSATHKFGYRTFDSGDRSTNCWWVALLTFGEGWHNNHHTYPHSARHGLQWWEFDITWITIRALQAVGLAKKIRLVESTSR; this is translated from the coding sequence ATGACATCTGTTTCCGTTGTGCCCACACCCCCTTCACGTCTTAATTGGGGGGTGATTCTATTTATGGTTGTTGTCCATGTGGGTGCGTTACTGGCCGTTGTGCCGAAGTTTTTTTCCGTTGAGGCAGTGATTTTGTGTGCTGTCCTTTACTGGGTGTCCGGCGGTTTAGGCATTACCCTTGGCTGGCATCGGTTAGTGACTCACCGCAGTTTCCAGTGCCCGAAATGGCTAGAATATTTCTTCGTGTTTTGCGGCAGCTTAGCCTGTGAGGGTGGTGTGATTGAGTGGGTCGGGCTGCACCGCAATCATCACCTGCACTCCGATCAAGAACAGGATCAGCATAATTCTCAACGGGGCTTTTGGTGGTCGCACATGGGGTGGATGCTGGTGACCATACCCGCTAAAGCTGAGGTGGAACGCCTCACGAAGGATATTAACGGCGATCCTATCTATCGCTTTCTCAATCAGTACTTTGTGCCGCTGCAAGTGGTCTTAGCGGTGTTGCTATACCTTTGGGGGGGCTTACCCTTTGTGGTGTGGGGAGTTTTTGTGCGCTTGGTGTTGGTATATCACCTAACATGGTTTGTCAATAGTGCAACCCATAAATTTGGCTACCGTACCTTTGACTCTGGCGATCGCTCCACGAACTGCTGGTGGGTTGCCCTGCTCACCTTTGGCGAAGGCTGGCACAATAACCACCACACCTATCCTCACTCGGCTCGCCACGGTCTGCAATGGTGGGAATTTGACATTACTTGGATCACCATTCGTGCTCTCCAAGCGGTGGGGTTAGCCAAAAAGATCCGGCTAGTGGAGAGTACCTCTCGCTAA